From Bacteriovorax sp. BAL6_X, the proteins below share one genomic window:
- the serB gene encoding phosphoserine phosphatase SerB yields MEDSLKEIIITVSGQDRPGITASLMKVISENKTDITDINQAITHNLLSLSFVIKVGKEKNENQNVLKELLFTAHEMGLKLEYSVIGKETTYKTPYNSFILNCVAPKKISADFISDVAQCLAINGINIYRIDNVSKEGFNSLEVLTDVPEKVALNKVKSDLLNISNDHHTDIAFIRDDVFRRSKRLIVFDMDSTLIQAEVIDELAKVHGIGAKVSEITERAMNGEIDFNQSLIERVSHLKGLSEKTLQDISLNLPLTDGVEDFIRTVKKYGYKVAVISGGFTYFANHLKEKLDLDYAFANELEIEGGELTGRVKGTIINADQKAVLVNLIAQQENISLEQVVAIGDGANDLPMLAQAGLGIAFHAKDIVRKNAQNHMSHGPMTSILYFLGIPGVDSKQ; encoded by the coding sequence ATGGAAGATAGCTTGAAAGAAATTATTATCACAGTTTCTGGTCAAGACAGACCAGGTATTACCGCAAGTCTTATGAAAGTAATCAGTGAGAACAAGACTGATATTACAGATATCAACCAGGCCATCACTCATAATTTACTTTCTCTTTCTTTTGTCATCAAAGTGGGAAAAGAGAAGAATGAAAATCAAAATGTTTTAAAAGAACTACTTTTTACGGCCCACGAAATGGGACTAAAACTTGAGTATTCAGTTATAGGTAAAGAGACGACTTATAAGACGCCTTATAATAGCTTTATTCTTAATTGCGTCGCGCCTAAGAAAATTTCAGCAGACTTCATCTCTGATGTGGCCCAATGCCTGGCCATCAACGGTATAAATATTTATCGTATTGATAATGTTTCTAAAGAAGGCTTTAACTCACTAGAAGTCCTAACAGATGTTCCAGAGAAGGTCGCTTTAAACAAGGTAAAGTCCGATCTACTTAATATAAGCAATGACCATCATACAGATATTGCCTTTATCCGTGATGACGTCTTTAGAAGATCAAAGAGACTCATCGTCTTTGATATGGACTCAACTCTTATCCAGGCAGAAGTCATTGACGAGCTTGCCAAAGTTCACGGAATAGGGGCCAAGGTTTCAGAAATCACAGAAAGGGCCATGAATGGTGAAATCGACTTTAATCAATCATTAATTGAAAGAGTCTCGCACCTCAAGGGCCTAAGTGAAAAAACTCTTCAAGATATCTCACTCAATCTTCCACTTACTGATGGAGTTGAAGATTTTATTCGCACAGTGAAGAAATATGGTTACAAGGTTGCTGTCATCTCAGGTGGCTTTACTTACTTTGCCAACCATCTAAAAGAAAAATTAGATCTAGACTACGCCTTTGCCAATGAACTAGAAATTGAAGGCGGAGAACTAACTGGTCGAGTAAAGGGTACAATCATCAATGCAGACCAGAAGGCAGTTCTTGTAAATTTAATTGCACAGCAAGAAAATATCTCACTTGAACAAGTTGTTGCTATTGGAGATGGGGCCAATGATCTACCAATGCTAGCACAGGCCGGACTAGGAATTGCTTTCCATGCCAAAGACATTGTGCGTAAAAATGCTCAAAACCATATGAGCCATGGCCCAATGACGTCAATTCTTTATTTCTTAGGCATACCTGGAGTCGATTCAAAACAATAA
- a CDS encoding leucine-rich repeat domain-containing protein produces the protein MLIKLSKKQTTFEASKDIAEFSRLETLEISAKHTCHIIIDCGELSALKKLYIYADGALGQCLLTLKSAQNLEVLKLKGISGSHELRAGHLKNLKILQLANCNLNTIPNWCCEQRKLESLELQNNLLESLPNEFEWLTGLRRLNIDNNLFQEVPRVLANLEKLNHLSCDRNRITDENLFNFKKLKNS, from the coding sequence ATGTTGATCAAGCTAAGTAAGAAGCAGACTACTTTTGAGGCCAGCAAGGATATTGCTGAATTTTCAAGATTAGAAACACTTGAAATCTCTGCTAAACATACATGTCATATTATAATCGACTGCGGTGAACTCTCTGCTTTAAAGAAACTCTATATCTATGCAGATGGAGCACTTGGACAATGCCTTCTAACTCTCAAAAGTGCTCAAAATCTTGAAGTTTTAAAACTAAAAGGAATTAGTGGTTCTCATGAATTAAGAGCAGGCCATCTTAAAAACTTAAAAATTCTCCAACTAGCAAATTGCAACCTCAATACAATTCCAAATTGGTGTTGTGAACAAAGAAAGCTCGAATCTCTTGAATTACAAAATAATCTATTAGAAAGCCTCCCAAATGAATTCGAATGGCTTACGGGACTTAGGCGACTTAATATCGATAATAATCTATTCCAAGAAGTACCAAGAGTTTTAGCAAACCTAGAAAAGCTTAACCATTTATCGTGTGATCGCAATAGAATCACTGATGAGAACCTTTTTAATTTTAAGAAATTAAAAAATAGCTAA
- a CDS encoding YggS family pyridoxal phosphate-dependent enzyme: MISENYQKILTQVGDKNKLLAVTKYSEFEDIKTVYDLGHRDFGENRVDSLMPKAQKALELGLDDIRWHFIGHIQSNKIAKICQVPNLKSVQSLDNLKHMRLFNEKLKSPCDFYVQVNTSGEEQKGGLWEFESVRDFINEAKDLSNIRIVGLMTMAAADGLAPRLSFQKLVDIRDAIDKDLKLSMGMSGDMADALKLGSDCIRVGSAIFRG; this comes from the coding sequence ATGATCTCTGAAAATTATCAAAAAATTCTCACGCAAGTAGGAGACAAGAATAAGCTCTTGGCCGTAACCAAGTATAGTGAATTTGAAGATATAAAAACAGTCTATGACCTAGGCCATCGAGATTTTGGTGAGAATCGTGTTGACTCTCTTATGCCTAAGGCACAAAAGGCCCTAGAACTAGGTCTAGATGATATTAGATGGCATTTTATTGGACATATTCAATCAAATAAAATTGCAAAGATTTGCCAAGTTCCAAATCTTAAAAGTGTGCAATCCCTAGATAATTTAAAACATATGCGTCTTTTTAATGAAAAGTTAAAATCTCCTTGTGACTTCTATGTTCAAGTTAATACAAGTGGTGAAGAGCAAAAGGGTGGACTCTGGGAGTTTGAATCTGTTAGAGACTTTATTAACGAGGCCAAAGACCTAAGTAATATTCGAATCGTTGGCCTTATGACCATGGCCGCAGCAGATGGCCTAGCTCCTCGTCTAAGCTTTCAAAAATTAGTTGATATTCGCGATGCTATTGATAAAGACTTGAAATTATCAATGGGAATGAGTGGCGATATGGCCGATGCTCTTAAGCTTGGCAGTGATTGTATTCGTGTTGGTAGTGCTATTTTTAGGGGATAA
- a CDS encoding Crp/Fnr family transcriptional regulator — translation MSSPSNLFINADQYLIREGDESTEVYILEEGTLGVFKVRNNQEVKIGTIFPGELVGEMSFFDGGPRCATIKALTNSKLIVIPSVKFEVYLSKQPKWFRNLLETLIDRIRKASGRTRPEV, via the coding sequence ATGAGTAGTCCGTCAAATTTATTCATTAATGCTGATCAATATCTGATTCGAGAAGGGGATGAGAGTACTGAAGTGTATATCCTTGAAGAGGGGACACTGGGTGTCTTTAAAGTTAGAAATAATCAAGAGGTTAAGATTGGAACGATTTTTCCTGGAGAGTTAGTCGGGGAGATGAGCTTCTTCGATGGTGGCCCTCGCTGTGCTACGATTAAGGCCCTAACAAATTCTAAACTAATTGTTATTCCTTCTGTTAAATTTGAAGTTTATCTCAGTAAACAGCCTAAGTGGTTTCGAAATCTATTGGAAACTTTAATAGATCGTATTCGAAAGGCCTCTGGCCGTACTAGGCCAGAAGTTTAG
- a CDS encoding type II toxin-antitoxin system RatA family toxin translates to MAKASRTEVFDIDINKLYDVIVDFESYPEFVLGVNDIKVHDMTDESGIVEYSIDMIKKLNYHLDMEMSRPSKVAWKFKKGDLFKVNDGGWDLKDLGDGKTEVTYSLEIEVKGFIPGSKMIVNKLTETSLPSMMKSFYERAKGL, encoded by the coding sequence ATGGCAAAGGCAAGCCGCACTGAAGTTTTTGATATTGATATTAATAAACTATATGACGTTATTGTTGACTTTGAATCGTACCCTGAATTTGTTTTAGGTGTTAATGATATCAAGGTTCATGACATGACTGATGAAAGTGGTATTGTTGAATATTCAATTGATATGATAAAGAAATTAAATTATCACCTTGATATGGAAATGAGCAGACCTAGTAAGGTTGCTTGGAAATTTAAGAAAGGTGATCTTTTTAAGGTGAATGATGGTGGTTGGGATCTTAAGGATCTTGGAGATGGAAAGACAGAAGTAACTTATAGCCTCGAAATTGAAGTGAAAGGATTTATTCCAGGATCAAAAATGATTGTAAATAAGTTAACAGAGACTTCTCTACCATCCATGATGAAAAGCTTCTACGAGCGCGCAAAAGGTCTGTGA
- the panD gene encoding aspartate 1-decarboxylase, with protein MREMLQSKIHKAVVTQADLNYIGSITIDEELLELVDLWPGQKVLIVSNTNGARLETYVIKGERGSGEICLNGAAAHLINVGHEVIIIGFQMTDQKDIRPKQILVDKNNKFIQYL; from the coding sequence ATGCGTGAAATGTTACAATCAAAAATTCACAAGGCCGTTGTTACACAGGCCGACCTAAACTATATTGGCTCTATTACTATTGACGAAGAGCTACTCGAGTTAGTTGACTTATGGCCAGGCCAAAAGGTACTTATCGTCTCAAATACAAACGGAGCACGCCTTGAAACTTATGTAATCAAAGGAGAGCGTGGTTCCGGAGAAATTTGCTTAAATGGAGCGGCCGCCCACCTTATCAACGTAGGCCACGAAGTTATCATCATCGGTTTTCAAATGACTGATCAAAAAGATATCAGGCCAAAGCAGATCTTAGTCGATAAAAATAATAAGTTTATTCAATATCTCTAA
- a CDS encoding PilZ domain-containing protein yields the protein MKKHLNLIKTGHQSIEKRVFPRFPFSYLVFKRDDNSKNYQVRDISYGGMSLTLNDGDMGAQMDENFSGEIHWYDQKVKVKCQVKRVEKDNLGIEFIKDDIFDKTLLNFLSIANVSKNLRPIHEYDEQLELPVGLKTWLRCDGPFEIFIWHHRDGEISKIQILMMDSILEWTDGEGIQTGKVLNVRSSDKPLTHEEEFEFLIDTPIDQDRLDFARELVANVPKNLISEGDLKFLTRKVIG from the coding sequence ATGAAAAAGCATCTCAATCTTATTAAAACTGGTCACCAATCTATTGAAAAGCGTGTATTTCCACGTTTTCCGTTCAGTTACTTAGTTTTTAAAAGAGATGATAATTCAAAAAATTATCAAGTTCGAGATATTTCATATGGTGGTATGAGTTTGACACTAAATGATGGTGATATGGGTGCTCAAATGGATGAAAATTTCTCTGGTGAGATCCACTGGTATGACCAAAAAGTAAAAGTAAAATGCCAAGTAAAAAGAGTTGAAAAAGATAATCTTGGAATTGAATTCATTAAAGATGATATCTTCGATAAAACCTTATTAAATTTTCTTTCAATAGCAAATGTGTCGAAAAACCTTAGACCGATTCACGAATATGATGAACAACTTGAGCTTCCTGTAGGTTTAAAGACATGGCTGCGTTGTGATGGGCCATTTGAAATTTTCATTTGGCATCATAGAGATGGGGAAATTTCTAAGATTCAAATTCTTATGATGGATTCTATTCTTGAATGGACTGATGGTGAAGGGATTCAAACAGGGAAAGTTCTTAATGTAAGAAGCTCTGATAAGCCATTGACTCATGAAGAAGAATTCGAGTTCTTAATTGATACTCCAATTGATCAAGACCGTTTAGACTTTGCTCGTGAATTAGTAGCGAATGTTCCAAAGAATCTTATTTCAGAAGGTGACTTAAAATTTCTAACGCGAAAAGTTATTGGTTAA
- a CDS encoding lipoate--protein ligase, whose product MITPSIKFYYIHSTNPYVNLAFEDYLFRKHQSESSLEQILIIWKSAPSIVMGKFQNPWLECQVKKIRELGINLVRRQSGGGCVYHDLGNINYSFISPKTSYDKSKNASIVVSGLRSLGINAFENERHDLRLHHENVDYKISGCAFKETKHSALHHGTLLIDANLNQLNELLRSKLTAESAMGVKSVPSKVINLKEVNAAITESSIVDSIKQSFEVSYDSKSDSFELFEQDICSIESLMEKIQTNMSWEWVYGATPKFSFMCDDFLVTAKYAKIISCEPENPSLIDLIVDKDYYLNRLELNLTEQQSEFVEQCHRILFV is encoded by the coding sequence ATGATCACTCCTTCTATTAAGTTCTACTATATTCACTCAACAAACCCTTATGTTAACTTGGCGTTTGAAGATTATCTATTTCGCAAGCATCAATCTGAAAGTAGCCTGGAGCAAATTCTTATTATATGGAAGAGTGCTCCAAGCATTGTTATGGGGAAGTTTCAAAACCCATGGTTAGAGTGTCAGGTGAAAAAAATCAGAGAGCTTGGTATCAATTTGGTAAGAAGACAAAGTGGTGGTGGATGTGTTTACCACGATCTGGGAAATATTAATTACTCATTCATTAGTCCAAAGACATCTTATGATAAATCCAAGAATGCATCCATCGTAGTTAGTGGACTTAGGTCACTAGGGATTAATGCTTTTGAAAATGAACGCCATGATCTTAGGCTCCACCATGAAAATGTTGATTATAAGATATCTGGTTGTGCTTTTAAAGAAACGAAGCATAGTGCTCTTCATCATGGCACACTTTTAATTGATGCTAATCTAAACCAGTTAAATGAGCTGCTGCGCTCTAAGTTGACTGCTGAATCGGCAATGGGTGTTAAGTCTGTTCCTTCAAAAGTGATAAATTTAAAAGAAGTTAATGCTGCTATTACAGAATCTTCAATCGTTGACTCTATTAAGCAATCCTTTGAGGTTAGTTATGATTCTAAAAGTGACAGCTTTGAGCTATTTGAGCAAGATATCTGTTCCATTGAATCACTTATGGAAAAGATTCAAACTAATATGAGTTGGGAATGGGTTTATGGAGCAACGCCTAAGTTCTCCTTTATGTGTGATGACTTCTTAGTAACTGCAAAGTATGCGAAAATTATCTCATGTGAGCCAGAAAATCCTTCTTTGATTGATCTAATTGTCGACAAGGATTATTATTTAAATAGACTTGAGCTTAATTTAACTGAACAGCAGAGTGAATTTGTTGAGCAATGTCATCGTATTCTCTTTGTTTAA
- a CDS encoding ImmA/IrrE family metallo-endopeptidase, with amino-acid sequence MKKGILALLLACTASFTFACDEHGTTGIVEDNNLWIPSNVKSINTISEGEFNGIIDKIEAIYAPIIAAKGKTLEIERKWEDGTVNAYAQQVGNTWRVSMFGGLARHETITRDGFASVVCHELGHHLGGAPKKASWWGSSWASNEGQADYFATSKCLRKFMENDDNASIMSEVEVPAIAVKNCEANFVNENEYAMCLRGSMAGMSLANLFRALRNMTTELKFDTPDPAVVSKTNDNHPAPQCRLDTYFQGALCTVDAYTDVDQNDANIGTCNRTENFTTGLRPLCWFKPGQAVVEAQ; translated from the coding sequence TTGAAAAAAGGAATTTTAGCTCTACTACTTGCATGCACAGCATCATTTACTTTTGCATGTGATGAGCACGGAACAACAGGAATCGTAGAAGACAACAACCTATGGATTCCTTCAAATGTAAAAAGTATCAACACAATTTCTGAAGGTGAATTCAATGGAATCATCGATAAGATTGAAGCGATCTACGCACCAATCATTGCAGCTAAAGGTAAAACTTTAGAAATCGAAAGAAAATGGGAAGATGGAACAGTTAACGCATATGCTCAGCAAGTTGGTAACACTTGGCGCGTTTCGATGTTTGGTGGTCTAGCTAGACACGAAACAATTACAAGAGATGGATTTGCATCTGTTGTATGTCACGAACTTGGTCACCACCTAGGTGGAGCACCAAAGAAAGCAAGCTGGTGGGGATCATCTTGGGCATCAAACGAAGGTCAAGCTGATTACTTCGCAACATCTAAGTGTCTAAGAAAGTTCATGGAAAACGACGACAACGCTTCAATTATGAGCGAAGTTGAAGTTCCAGCAATCGCGGTTAAGAACTGTGAAGCTAACTTTGTTAACGAAAATGAATATGCAATGTGTTTAAGAGGTTCAATGGCAGGTATGTCACTAGCTAACCTATTCAGAGCACTAAGAAATATGACGACTGAGCTTAAGTTTGACACTCCAGATCCAGCTGTTGTTTCTAAAACTAATGACAATCACCCAGCACCACAGTGTCGTCTAGATACTTACTTCCAAGGTGCTCTATGTACTGTTGACGCTTACACAGATGTAGATCAAAATGATGCTAACATCGGTACATGTAACAGAACTGAAAACTTCACAACTGGACTAAGACCACTATGTTGGTTCAAACCAGGACAAGCTGTAGTTGAAGCACAATAA
- a CDS encoding HAD-IIIA family hydrolase, with protein MFDIVLCQRDFDEINKCFGHCVKFEIHEFEGDSQLRRFLNDGKKVLLITTKSSVKPDIFNLYYMPKTGNCEYYYLSKLNLNGDELEACEKYFPDVRDISVCADYYSAGGVFFIDRIDPVGMPDFSREVMPILNRYFNIGDYKEALFLDRDGILNVDHSYVHKTSELELVTGAYEFLLDDYNKKRLKLVLTNQSGVSKGMFEYTDVEKFNDALNESLHHLIDAFYIAPFEFTKGVGQYKYHSLLRKPHPGMLLEACFDFAIDLKNSYMVGDKVSDQLNFPLLETIHLKNRYPLDGVKYLASSFSEVLKFAKSLPNKTN; from the coding sequence ATGTTTGATATCGTTTTATGCCAAAGAGATTTTGACGAAATAAATAAATGCTTTGGTCATTGTGTTAAGTTTGAAATTCATGAGTTTGAGGGAGACTCTCAATTAAGAAGATTTTTAAATGATGGAAAAAAAGTTCTTTTAATTACGACTAAAAGTAGTGTGAAGCCAGATATATTTAATCTCTATTATATGCCAAAAACTGGTAATTGTGAGTACTACTACTTATCAAAATTAAATCTAAATGGAGATGAACTCGAAGCATGTGAGAAGTACTTTCCAGATGTAAGAGATATTTCTGTATGTGCCGATTACTATAGTGCAGGAGGTGTTTTCTTTATAGACCGAATTGATCCTGTTGGGATGCCTGATTTCTCAAGAGAAGTCATGCCTATTCTAAATCGATACTTCAATATTGGTGATTATAAAGAGGCCTTATTCTTGGATCGTGATGGTATTTTAAATGTCGATCATTCATATGTACATAAGACTTCGGAGTTGGAGCTCGTTACTGGCGCTTACGAATTCCTCTTAGATGATTATAATAAGAAAAGACTTAAACTGGTTCTTACTAATCAGTCAGGTGTCTCAAAGGGAATGTTTGAGTACACTGATGTTGAAAAATTCAATGATGCTTTAAATGAATCACTTCATCATTTAATTGATGCTTTCTATATTGCTCCATTTGAGTTCACTAAAGGTGTTGGGCAATATAAATACCATTCTCTTTTAAGGAAACCACATCCAGGCATGCTTCTTGAGGCATGTTTTGACTTCGCTATCGATCTTAAAAACTCATATATGGTAGGGGATAAGGTTAGTGATCAACTTAATTTTCCTCTTCTCGAAACAATCCACCTTAAGAATCGCTATCCACTTGATGGTGTGAAGTATTTAGCTTCTAGTTTTTCTGAGGTGTTAAAATTTGCTAAGTCATTGCCAAATAAGACAAATTGA
- the pgsA gene encoding CDP-diacylglycerol--glycerol-3-phosphate 3-phosphatidyltransferase, with the protein MSEKNTQNTVSQKEILSEWEIDNLPNRLTIFRVALIPVICLTLYLCLFEENIFKATVKTLGYIAAWTFVLASITDFFDGYIARRRNIVTVFGSFLDPIADKFLVVSSLILLQALDRVNVIVVIVLVLREMYMTALRLLAMEKGLKVSVNQLGKWKTTFQMMAIPMLMAWDKPFGFSFPLVGTILIYLSFVFSVFSALVYTFGLFKKISEVRKERKQK; encoded by the coding sequence ATGTCAGAAAAAAATACGCAAAATACAGTCTCACAAAAAGAAATCCTCAGCGAATGGGAAATCGACAATCTACCAAACCGCCTCACAATCTTTCGAGTGGCACTTATTCCAGTAATTTGTCTGACTCTTTACCTCTGTTTATTTGAAGAAAATATTTTTAAGGCCACAGTGAAAACACTTGGCTATATTGCGGCCTGGACTTTTGTGCTGGCCTCGATAACAGATTTCTTTGATGGTTATATTGCCAGAAGGAGAAATATTGTTACAGTCTTTGGCTCGTTTCTTGATCCAATCGCGGATAAATTCCTAGTTGTTTCTTCTCTAATTCTTTTACAGGCCCTAGATCGCGTCAACGTGATTGTTGTCATAGTCCTTGTTTTACGTGAAATGTATATGACAGCACTTCGTCTTCTAGCAATGGAAAAGGGACTAAAAGTAAGTGTTAACCAACTTGGTAAATGGAAGACAACATTTCAAATGATGGCCATTCCAATGCTTATGGCCTGGGATAAACCATTTGGCTTCTCTTTCCCTCTAGTGGGAACAATACTCATTTACCTTTCATTTGTCTTTTCAGTATTCTCGGCCCTAGTCTATACCTTTGGTCTTTTTAAGAAGATCTCAGAGGTCAGAAAAGAACGAAAACAAAAGTAA
- a CDS encoding isopenicillin N synthase family oxygenase, whose protein sequence is MSNSNNNERKVPELSLTSYTQGSTAEQIKFVDELMYGLKEYGFIILDNHTVDQNKVDEAYEMVKKFFSLPVETKLDYQGQNGGQRGYTPFGMEHAKDSKHPDLKEFWHVGRELAATSQYKGVYPENIWPAEVPGFKEKFLSLYESMDATANILLEAIGKGLDVPAGFFEEMVNDGNSILRTIHYPPTTGHDTTNSIRAGAHEDINLITMLVGATSSGLQLLDRDGTWLDVDSKPGQLVVDSGDMMARLTNNVLPATTHRVINPDNSGEERYSMPYFVHPHSKASLACLESCVGEGKKWEDITAGDFLNQRLREIGLIK, encoded by the coding sequence ATGAGTAATTCAAATAATAATGAAAGAAAGGTTCCAGAATTAAGCCTAACATCTTACACACAAGGGTCAACTGCTGAGCAGATTAAATTTGTGGATGAATTGATGTATGGCCTTAAAGAGTACGGTTTTATTATTCTTGATAATCACACAGTTGATCAGAATAAAGTTGATGAAGCCTACGAGATGGTTAAAAAATTCTTTTCTCTACCTGTTGAAACTAAGCTTGATTATCAAGGCCAAAACGGTGGCCAACGTGGTTACACTCCGTTTGGAATGGAACATGCAAAAGATAGTAAACACCCAGACTTAAAAGAATTCTGGCACGTAGGGCGTGAGCTTGCTGCAACTTCACAATATAAAGGTGTTTACCCTGAAAATATCTGGCCTGCAGAAGTTCCAGGCTTCAAAGAGAAATTCCTTTCTCTTTACGAGTCTATGGATGCTACTGCAAATATTCTATTAGAAGCGATCGGTAAGGGATTAGATGTTCCTGCTGGTTTCTTTGAAGAGATGGTTAATGATGGAAATTCAATTTTAAGAACTATCCATTATCCACCAACAACTGGTCACGATACAACAAATTCAATCAGAGCAGGAGCTCATGAGGATATCAACTTAATTACAATGCTTGTTGGTGCTACATCATCTGGCCTTCAACTTCTAGATCGCGATGGAACTTGGCTAGATGTTGATTCTAAACCAGGACAACTTGTTGTTGACTCTGGGGACATGATGGCAAGACTTACAAATAATGTACTTCCTGCAACTACTCACAGAGTAATTAATCCAGATAACTCTGGCGAAGAAAGATATTCAATGCCATACTTTGTACATCCACACTCAAAAGCGTCTCTAGCATGCCTAGAAAGCTGTGTAGGTGAAGGTAAGAAGTGGGAAGATATCACGGCAGGTGACTTTCTAAACCAACGTCTTAGAGAAATTGGTCTAATTAAGTAA
- the glpX gene encoding class II fructose-bisphosphatase: MNRNLALEFVRVTEMAAISSARLMGRGDEKAADQAAVDAMRTMLDSVDCDATVVIGEGERDEAPMLYIGEKVGSGNGPKLDIALDPLEGTTVCANGGWNSIAVMAIAEKGNFLNAPDTYMEKIAVGPEGKGLINIDDTPAENLKRLAEVKKCRIQDLTAVILDRPRHEELIRQVRDAGARIQLIGDGDVSAAIACSEPDSGIDILFGTGGAPEGVIAAAALRCIGGDFQGRLKPRNDEEIARAKTMGIDDINKIYTIDELASGNVMFCATGVTDGSFLNGVKFKSWGAVTESIVMRSQSGTIRRITAEHRFDTKPRY, translated from the coding sequence ATGAATAGAAACCTCGCTTTGGAATTTGTAAGAGTAACTGAAATGGCCGCTATTAGCTCTGCTAGGCTAATGGGACGTGGTGATGAAAAGGCTGCAGATCAGGCCGCTGTCGATGCCATGAGAACGATGCTTGATTCTGTTGATTGCGACGCTACGGTTGTTATTGGCGAGGGGGAGCGAGATGAAGCTCCAATGCTCTATATTGGCGAAAAAGTAGGTTCTGGAAATGGCCCAAAACTAGATATTGCCCTTGATCCTCTTGAGGGAACAACGGTTTGTGCAAATGGTGGTTGGAATTCAATTGCTGTAATGGCCATTGCTGAAAAAGGAAACTTTCTAAACGCTCCAGATACATATATGGAAAAAATCGCAGTAGGTCCTGAAGGAAAGGGGCTTATTAATATTGACGATACACCTGCTGAAAACTTGAAAAGATTAGCGGAAGTTAAAAAGTGTCGCATACAAGATTTAACGGCCGTGATTTTAGATCGTCCACGTCACGAAGAATTAATTAGACAGGTAAGAGATGCAGGTGCACGTATCCAACTTATTGGTGATGGTGATGTTTCAGCAGCTATTGCTTGTTCAGAACCAGATAGCGGGATTGATATTCTTTTTGGTACTGGTGGTGCTCCTGAAGGTGTTATCGCTGCTGCAGCTCTTCGTTGTATTGGTGGAGACTTTCAAGGAAGACTTAAGCCAAGAAATGATGAAGAAATTGCACGTGCTAAAACAATGGGAATTGATGATATTAATAAGATCTACACAATTGATGAGTTAGCTTCTGGAAATGTTATGTTCTGTGCCACAGGTGTAACTGACGGAAGTTTCCTAAATGGTGTTAAGTTCAAGTCATGGGGCGCTGTGACTGAATCTATTGTTATGAGAAGTCAGTCAGGAACAATTAGAAGGATTACTGCTGAACACCGTTTTGATACAAAACCACGCTACTAA
- a CDS encoding Crp/Fnr family transcriptional regulator gives MRETIHIIPGEAIINEGEESNCMYLLKEGTLAVFKKIDGEEKQIGTIYSGEFVGEVSFLDKGKRCATVKAITDCELEIFDAQKFNEFIDSRPKWLQSMMKTLADRLRSTNEKIKV, from the coding sequence ATGAGAGAGACAATTCATATTATTCCTGGGGAGGCCATTATCAATGAAGGCGAGGAAAGTAATTGTATGTATCTTCTGAAAGAAGGAACTCTCGCTGTTTTTAAAAAAATTGATGGTGAAGAAAAGCAAATTGGAACAATTTATAGTGGTGAGTTTGTTGGTGAAGTAAGCTTTCTTGATAAAGGAAAACGTTGCGCAACTGTGAAGGCCATTACAGATTGTGAACTTGAAATCTTCGATGCTCAAAAATTTAATGAATTTATAGACTCAAGACCTAAGTGGTTACAGAGTATGATGAAGACTTTGGCCGATAGACTTCGATCAACTAACGAAAAAATCAAAGTGTAG